A section of the Mangifera indica cultivar Alphonso chromosome 12, CATAS_Mindica_2.1, whole genome shotgun sequence genome encodes:
- the LOC123230393 gene encoding zinc finger protein GAI-ASSOCIATED FACTOR 1-like, whose amino-acid sequence MSNFVQEFEEDEQLQSTIISQSSNGSPSHVENCGAGGGSMPSTTSSKKKRNLPGNPDPDAEVVALSPRTLMATNRYMCEVCHKGFQRDQNLQLHRRGHNLPWKLKQRPTTQVKKRVYVCPEINCVHHDPSRALGDLTGIKKHFCRKHGEKKWKCDKCSKRYAVQSDWKAHTKICGTREYRCDCGTIFSRKDSFVTHRAFCDALTEENYKVNHNLAAATGGMLQNQAQELFTSSMPSSDSAASYTNTNTMMNLSISTHDNMDSSLRPLSLSSAAGVMISTNLDPLLNPRIPRTNNVSSMVLVNSAFTSATALLQKAAEMGAKISDSTIAPILLKGFSGYSTSNMTSSGSIQEGSMLSGSCSNMATATSNLYVESGDPRQGYNISQAALFEPHPQIMQSENGNLEEEMYMGGNEKMTLDFLGVEPGGYSGIGKKRSNDGNLIEFGGYQIGQHQQSLQNLQSNW is encoded by the exons ATGTCAAACTTTGTTCAGGAATTTGAGGAAGATGAACAGCTTCAAAGCACTATTATATCTCAGTCTTCTAATGGAAGCCCTTCTCATGTTGAAAATTGCGGTGCTGGTGGTGGCTCCATGCCTTCCACCACCtcttcaaaaaagaaaagaaatctcCCAGGAAATCCAG ACCCAGATGCAGAAGTTGTGGCATTATCTCCAAGGACGCTGATGGCAACCAATAGGTACATGTGTGAAGTGTGCCATAAAGGATTTCAGAGAGATCAAAACCTTCAGCTTCACAGGAGAGGCCATAACTTGCCCTGGAAGTTGAAGCAAAGGCCAACCACGCAGGTTAAGAAGAGGGTTTATGTTTGCCCTGAGATTAATTGTGTGCATCATGATCCAAGCAGGGCTCTTGGTGACTTAACAGGCATCAAGAAGCACTTCTGCAGAAAGCATGGAGAGAAGAAATGGAAGTGTGATAAGTGCTCTAAACGCTATGCTGTTCAATCTGACTGGAAAGCTCACACAAAAATTTGTGGGACTAGGGAATATCGTTGCGATTGTGGTACTATTTTCTCAAg GAAGGACAGCTTTGTGACGCATAGAGCCTTCTGCGATGCATTGACGGAGGAAAATTACAAGGTGAACCACAACCTTGCAGCTGCCACCGGTGGAATGTTACAGAACCAAGCCCAAGAACTCTTCACTTCATCAATGCCAAGCTCTGATTCTGCAGCCTCATACACGAACACCAACACAATGATGAACCTTTCAATCTCTACTCATGACAACATGGACTCTTCACTGAGGCCATTATCTCTGAGCTCAGCAGCCGGAGTCATGATCTCAACCAATCTCGATCCCCTTCTTAATCCGAGAATTCCCAGAACGAATAATGTCTCTTCCATGGTACTTGTCAACTCAGCCTTCACATCCGCAACCGCCTTGCTGCAGAAAGCGGCAGAAATGGGTGCTAAAATCAGCGACAGTACCATCGCCCCGATTCTTCTTAAAGGCTTTTCAGGCTATTCTACCAGCAACATGACCTCTTCAGGATCAATTCAGGAGGGTTCAATGTTGTCAGGAAGCTGCAGCAACATGGCGACAGCTACAAGTAATTTATACGTGGAGTCTGGAGATCCAAGACAAGGTTATAACATTTCTCAGGCCGCGTTGTTCGAGCCTCATCCTCAGATTATGCAATCGGAAAATGGAAATTTGGAAGAAGAAATGTACATGGGAGGAAATGAGAAAATGACACTCGATTTCTTGGGAGTGGAGCCTGGAGGGTATTCTGGTATTGGGAAGAAAAGGAGCAATGATGGAAACCTAATTGAGTTTGGCGGGTATCAAATTGGGCAGCATCAGCAAAGCCTGCAAAATTTGCAGTCAAATTGGTAG
- the LOC123192282 gene encoding probable protein S-acyltransferase 7 isoform X1 — MYSTPKPPKLSESNSRIFDDNASTLHLYQVWKGNNKFCFGGRLALGPDVRSIFLTLSLILTPVTLFCVFVCQSLKKEFNHDFGNLIVIICILLCLYVVFLLFLTSGRDPGIIPRNSHPPEMDEDGSTISADWLGSQNWGHTIPPTRDVIVNGMIVKVKYCQTCMLYRPPRCSHCSICNNCVERFDHHCPWVGQCIGKRNYRFFYMFVSSTTVLCIYVFSFCWVNISHIMHKHHTSLWKALVKSPVSGILILYTFVTIWFVGGLTAFHLYLIITNQTTYENFRYRYHRKMNPYNRGFLRNIVEIFFAKIPSSKVNFRAKVKVDSSVVFAMSLGRSRSPEVPKRSSNVDMGKRQAVAAEDLEDIQGQLDSVSGLQRCRTQPMHASWDLRNDWENTSNMQTLAAEFGMEHGVSDRKLVAIDKVG, encoded by the exons ATGTATTCAACTCCTAAACCTCCTAAACTCTCCGAGTCTAATAGCCGAATCTTCGACGACAATGCCTCCACTCTTCACCTTTATCAAGTCTGGAAAGGAAACAAT AAATTTTGCTTTGGAGGGAGACTGGCATTGGGGCCTGATGTGCGGTCAATATTCCTTACACTGTCTCTGATTCTGACTCCAGTTACcctattttgtgtttttgtatgTCAAAGCCTTAAAAAGGAGTTCAATCATGATTTTGGGAATCTTATCGTCATTATCTGCATTCTCTTATGTCTATAT gttgtttttcttctcttccttaCATCTGGAAGAGACCCTGGCATTATTCCTCGTAATTCTCATCCTCCAGAAATGGATGAAGATGGGTCAACTATCTCTGCAGATTGGCTAGGAAGTCAAAATTGGGGTCACACGATACCACCCACAAGAGACGTCATTGTTAATGGAATGATAGTTAAGGTGAAATATTGCCAAACATGCATGCTGTATCGTCCACCACGATGCTCTCATTGTTCTATATGCAACAATTGTGTTGAGCGTTTTGATCATCATTGCCCATGGGTGGGGCAATGTATTGGGAAG AGGAATTACAGATTCTTTTACATGTTTGTGTCATCTACAACCGTGCTATGCATATATGTTTTTTCCTTCTGCTGGGTAAACATCTCTCACATAATGCATAAGCACCATACTAGTCTTTGGAAGGCTTTGGTGAAGTCACCTGTTTCAGGAATTCTGATTTTATATACATTCGTAACTATTTGGTTTGTTGGAGGTCTGACAGCATTTCATCTCTATTTAATTATAACCAATCAG ACAACGTATGAGAATTTCCGGTATCGGTATCACAGGAAGATGAATCCCTATAACCGTGGTTTTCTTCGAAATATTGTGGAAATTTTCTTTGCAAAAATTCCAAGTTCTAAGGTCAACTTTAGGGCCAAGGTTAAGGTTGATTCATCTGTTGTTTTTGCAATGTCATTGGGCCGATCCAGGAGCCCAGAAGTGCCCAAAAGAAGCTCCAACGTAGATATGGGAAAGCGGCAAGCCGTTGCTGCTGAGGACTTAGAAGACATACAGGGTCAGCTTGATAGTGTCAGTGGGTTACAGAGGTGTAGGACCCAGCCAATGCACGCAAGCTGGGATCTCAGGAATGACTGGGAGAACACATCTAACATGCAGACGTTGGCTGCTGAGTTTGGTATGGAACATGGTGTATCAGATAGAAAGTTGGTGGCTATTGATAAAGTTGGCTGA
- the LOC123192282 gene encoding probable protein S-acyltransferase 7 isoform X2 — MYSTPKPPKLSESNSRIFDDNASTLHLYQVWKGNNKFCFGGRLALGPDVRSIFLTLSLILTPVTLFCVFVCQSLKKEFNHDFGNLIVIICILLCLYVVFLLFLTSGRDPGIIPRNSHPPEMDEDGSTISADWLGSQNWGHTIPPTRDVIVNGMIVKVKYCQTCMLYRPPRCSHCSICNNCVERFDHHCPWVGQCIGKTTYENFRYRYHRKMNPYNRGFLRNIVEIFFAKIPSSKVNFRAKVKVDSSVVFAMSLGRSRSPEVPKRSSNVDMGKRQAVAAEDLEDIQGQLDSVSGLQRCRTQPMHASWDLRNDWENTSNMQTLAAEFGMEHGVSDRKLVAIDKVG, encoded by the exons ATGTATTCAACTCCTAAACCTCCTAAACTCTCCGAGTCTAATAGCCGAATCTTCGACGACAATGCCTCCACTCTTCACCTTTATCAAGTCTGGAAAGGAAACAAT AAATTTTGCTTTGGAGGGAGACTGGCATTGGGGCCTGATGTGCGGTCAATATTCCTTACACTGTCTCTGATTCTGACTCCAGTTACcctattttgtgtttttgtatgTCAAAGCCTTAAAAAGGAGTTCAATCATGATTTTGGGAATCTTATCGTCATTATCTGCATTCTCTTATGTCTATAT gttgtttttcttctcttccttaCATCTGGAAGAGACCCTGGCATTATTCCTCGTAATTCTCATCCTCCAGAAATGGATGAAGATGGGTCAACTATCTCTGCAGATTGGCTAGGAAGTCAAAATTGGGGTCACACGATACCACCCACAAGAGACGTCATTGTTAATGGAATGATAGTTAAGGTGAAATATTGCCAAACATGCATGCTGTATCGTCCACCACGATGCTCTCATTGTTCTATATGCAACAATTGTGTTGAGCGTTTTGATCATCATTGCCCATGGGTGGGGCAATGTATTGGGAAG ACAACGTATGAGAATTTCCGGTATCGGTATCACAGGAAGATGAATCCCTATAACCGTGGTTTTCTTCGAAATATTGTGGAAATTTTCTTTGCAAAAATTCCAAGTTCTAAGGTCAACTTTAGGGCCAAGGTTAAGGTTGATTCATCTGTTGTTTTTGCAATGTCATTGGGCCGATCCAGGAGCCCAGAAGTGCCCAAAAGAAGCTCCAACGTAGATATGGGAAAGCGGCAAGCCGTTGCTGCTGAGGACTTAGAAGACATACAGGGTCAGCTTGATAGTGTCAGTGGGTTACAGAGGTGTAGGACCCAGCCAATGCACGCAAGCTGGGATCTCAGGAATGACTGGGAGAACACATCTAACATGCAGACGTTGGCTGCTGAGTTTGGTATGGAACATGGTGTATCAGATAGAAAGTTGGTGGCTATTGATAAAGTTGGCTGA
- the LOC123230330 gene encoding uncharacterized protein LOC123230330 — MEGYIEKVPIDREKIILIMNTMNLTVQVSRIPSGVTREELNTFFSYCGTVNKIQLRRNKDESQTALVTFVQPYAFQTALLLDQAAFGGQIIRVSPAKDSEYHLSPDDLTNDTKKKNENQGFIPVIHAEMQAIASKGVEVLTKTGEKLEENFKLSEKGRAVMDQTKSLVSAAEQAAEHVGSKIVNNDYITKGAYCLSRAMDMASKCAAELGTKRKDNPNSRKQK; from the exons ATGGAAGGCTACATAGAAAAGGTGCCAATCGATCGTGAAAAAATTATACTCATAATGAATACGATGAATTTGACTGTTCAGGTTTCCAGGATTCCCTCTGGAGTGACTCGGGAAGAACTCAATACCTTCTTCTCATACTGCGGAACTGTCAACAAAATTCAGCTCCGTAg AAATAAAGACGAATCACAGACGGCCTTGGTGACATTCGTACAGCCATATGCATTTCAAACTGCTCTTCTGCTTGAT CAAGCTGCTTTTGGTGGCCAAATAATTCGTGTCTCACCTGCAAAGGACTCAGAATATCATCTCAGTCCAGATGATCTCACTAATGACACCAAGAAG AAGAATGAAAACCAAGGATTTATTCCAGTAATACATGCTGAGATGCAAGCTATTGCTTCAAAAGGGGTTGAAGTGTTAACTAAAACCGGAGAGAAGCTAGAGGAAAACTTCAAGCTCTCAGAGAAAGGTAGAGCTGTTATGGACCAGACAAAATCACTGGTTTCTGCAGCTGAGCAGGCTGCAGAACATGTTGGCTCCAAAATAGTCAACAATGATTATATAACCAAAGGTGCGTATTGTTTATCTCGTGCAATGGACATGGCCTCCAAATGTGCCGCAGAATTAGGCACTAAAAGGAAGGATAACCCTAACTCTAGAAAACAGAAATGA
- the LOC123230331 gene encoding 60S ribosomal protein L27a-3 translates to MTTRFKKNRKKRGHVSAGHGRIGKHRKHPGGRGNAGGMHHHRILFDKYHPGYFGKVGMRYFHKLRNKFYCPIVNIDKLWSLVPEDVKEKAGKDNVPLIDVTQFGYFKILGKGVLPENKPVVVKAKLVSKTAEKKIKEAGGAVVLTA, encoded by the coding sequence ATGACAACCCGATTCAAGAAGAACCGGAAGAAGAGGGGCCACGTGAGCGCTGGCCATGGTCGAATCGGGAAGCACAGAAAGCATCCCGGAGGCCGCGGAAACGCTGGAGGGATGCACCACCACCGGATCCTCTTCGACAAATACCACCCGGGATATTTTGGTAAAGTGGGTATGAGGTATTTCCACAAGCTCCGCAACAAGTTTTATTGCCCCATTGTCAACATAGACAAGCTCTGGTCGTTGGTTCCGGAAGACGTCAAAGAGAAGGCTGGCAAAGACAATGTTCCTTTGATCGACGTAACGCAGTTCGGGTACTTCAAGATTTTGGGGAAAGGGGTTTTGCCGGAGAACAAGCCTGTCGTTGTTAAGGCGAAGCTGGTGTCTAAGACGGCTGAGAAGAAGATTAAGGAGGCAGGTGGCGCGGTGGTGCTTACTGCTTAG
- the LOC123193727 gene encoding probable 3-beta-hydroxysteroid-Delta(8),Delta(7)-isomerase produces MSHPYAPTDLKLEDYVPNFLSQSTILAVFGIASFIVVFLVWVLSGRPSKISKIDRWLMCWWAFTGLTHLILEGYFAFSPEFYKEKSGFYLAEVWKEYSKGDSRYAARDAGVVTVEGLTAVLEGPASLLAVIAIAKGKSYSYILQFAISLGQLYGTAVYFITSYLEGDKFAASPYYYYAYYVAANASWVVIPSLICIRCWKKICAAVQLQGQKKTKVR; encoded by the exons ATGAGCCATCCCTATGCGCCCACAGATCTGAAACTTGAAGATTACGTCCCCAACTTCCTCTCTCAGTCCACCATTCTTGCTGTCTTTGGCATCGCCTCCTTCATCGTCGTTTTCCTCGTCTGGGTTCTCTCTG GGAGGCCATCCAAAATATCAAAGATTGACAGATGGCTTATGTGCTGGTGGGCTTTCACCGGCCTTACCCACTTGATTCTTGAGGGTTATTTTGCATTCTCTCCAGAATTTTACAAGGAGAAGTCTGGCTTTTATTTGGCTGAAGTTT GGAAGGAATACAGCAAAGGTGATTCAAGATATGCAGCAAGAGATGCAGGAGTTGTTACTGTCGAAGGACTAACTGCAGTTTTGGAGGGCCCTGCAAGTCTTCTAGCAGT GATTGCTATAGCTAAAGGGAAGTCATATAGCTACATACTTCAATTTGCAATTTCTCTTGGCCAGCTCTATGGTACTGCTGTATACTTCATAACTTCTTACTTGGAAGGTGATAAATTTGCTGCAAGCCCATATTACTACTATGCATACTACGTTGCTGCCAATGCGTCCTGGGTTGTAATACCTTCACTCATATGTATCCGGTGCTGGAAAAAGATATGTGCAGCTGTTCAACTCCAAGGCCAGAAGAAGACCAAAGTTCGTTGA
- the LOC123192025 gene encoding uncharacterized protein LOC123192025, producing MMEWSTLELKVISCNDLKAFNFFQKLSVYAVVSIVNSELKKKEQQQKSLERQKTPTDTEGGSHPEWNHLLQLNLRPLGDDFSRLFVSFDLHCAGVVCGNKIIGKVRVPLQDLIDEFTEAVRFVRYQVRGRDGKPNGVLNFSYKINGTASPEINLPPEADHSSAKVQYPSVKDDDKSQKISYPSLDFVHVPIQSPLPGYSSPLPNYEYRSTAEVEYPPVLSPRQQLIHPGMMSKGSFCHQYMSPCMQTPGSWYMLEPTYGFNLYGGSGIGH from the coding sequence ATGATGGAGTGGAGTACCCTGGAACTCAAAGTTATTTCCTGCAATGATCTCAAAGCCTTTAACTTCTTCCAGAAGCTATCTGTGTATGCAGTTGTCTCCATCGTCAACAGcgaattgaagaagaaagagcAGCAGCAGAAGTCTCTGGAGCGCCAAAAGACTCCCACAGACACAGAGGGAGGTTCACATCCTGAGTGGAATCACCTGTTGCAGCTTAATCTCAGACCTCTTGGTGATGATTTCAGCCGTCTTTTTGTCAGCTTTGATTTGCATTGTGCAGGCGTTGTTTGTGGCAACAAAATTATTGGGAAAGTTCGGGTTCCTCTGCAGGATTTGATCGATGAATTCACTGAAGCTGTGAGGTTTGTCAGGTACCAAGTTCGCGGCCGCGATGGAAAGCCTAATGGGGTTCtgaatttttcttataaaatcaATGGAACAGCTTCCCCTGAAATAAATTTACCACCAGAAGCTGATCACTCTTCTGCAAAAGTTCAGTATCCTTCAGTGAAAGACGATGATAAGTCACAGAAAATTAGTTATCCTTCACTGGATTTTGTTCATGTTCCAATTCAATCCCCTTTACCAGGCTATTCTTCACCTTTGCCAAATTATGAGTATAGATCAACAGCAGAAGTTGAGTATCCGCCGGTGTTATCGCCAAGACAGCAACTTATCCATCCTGGAATGATGTCAAAAGGGTCATTTTGTCATCAATACATGTCACCATGCATGCAAACTCCGGGATCATGGTACATGTTGGAGCCAACTTATGGCTTTAATTTGTATGGTGGCTCTGGAATTGGGCATTAG